One genomic region from Chelmon rostratus isolate fCheRos1 chromosome 11, fCheRos1.pri, whole genome shotgun sequence encodes:
- the mtrf1l gene encoding peptide chain release factor 1-like, mitochondrial, whose protein sequence is MPKPAHFGIRWFCCTVNLANTAAYTMAYRRAVNLLPRGKECVFNLWIPRFQRSPNVTSQTVRFHGHANNHCGRTTRSLHTCTPLMVAKLLSVEELFAKKSLQEYLKKMETDYSQSLRVVNSSVTEEQFSEDEVRAKRTKMSLLDPLIQSIKELDSKQKELAETNTLLKDEDPALRELAELERDSCLQDIQDLSQKILDLLIPEEEADLSDLILEVTAGIGGQEAMLFTSEVFDMYQGYAQHHGWSFDILEYMTSEIGGLRHASASISGPQSYKRMKFEAGVHRVQRVPKTEKQGRMHTSTMTVAVLPQPTEISFTINPKDLRIDTMRASGAGGQHVNTTDSAVRIVHLPTGVVAECQQERSQLKNKEKAMKALRAKLYSMKLEEETSKRYNQRKIQIGTKGRSEKIRTYNFAQDRVTDHRITMTVHDIKSFLLGEDLLDEMNSSLQEFSNQETLMELLGENSQEGS, encoded by the exons ATGCCAAAGCCAGCTCATTTCGGGATCCGTTGGTTCTGCTGCACTGTGAATCTTGCTAACACAGCTGCTTATACAATGGCTTACAGAAGAGCTGTAAACCTTCTTCCCAGAGGAAAGGAGTGTGTCTTTAATCTGTGGATACCTCGATTTCAAAGATCACCAAATGTCACCAGCCAGACTGTTAGATTTCATGGACACGCCAATAATCACTGTGGCAGAACTACAAGAAGTCTTCACACCTGCACACCACTGATGGTAGCCAAGTTACTGTCGGTGGAGGAGCTTTTTGCCAAGAAGTCGCTGCAGGAATACCTGAAGAAGATGGAGACAGATTACAGCCAAAGTTTGAGAGTAGTCAACAGCAGTGTGACAGAGGAGCAGTTCAGTGAGGATGAAGTGAGGGCCAAGAGGACCAAAATGTCCCTGCTGGATCCTCTTATCCAGAGCATCAAAGAGCTtgacagcaaacaaaaagagcTTGCTGAGACCAACACACTCCTGAAAG ATGAAGACCCAGCCCTGCGAGAACTGGCAGAGCTGGAACGAGACAGCTGTTTGCAAGATATTCAAGATCTTAGTCAAAAG atcctAGATCTGTTGATCCCTGAGGAGGAGGCAGATCTGAGTGACCTCATCCTGGAGGTTACAGCCGGTATCGGAGGGCAAGAGGCCATGCTGTTCACTTCTGAG GTGTTTGACATGTACCAGGGCTACGCTCAACACCATGGCTGGTCCTTTGACATCCTGGAGTACATGACCAGCGAAATAG GTGGACTGCGTCACGCCTCGGCCAGCATCAGCGGCCCTCAGAGCTACAAGAGGATGAAGTTTGAAGCTGGAGTCCATCGAGTTCAGAGGGTTCCCAAGACTGAAAAACAGGGCAGAATGCACACCAGCACCATGACTGTGGCTGTACTGCCCCAACCCACTGAG ATCTCTTTCACGATAAACCCGAAGGACCTGAGGATAGACACGATGAGAGCGAGTGGCGCTGGAGGTCAACATGTCAACACCACAGACAGTGCAGTCAGAATAGTCCATCTGCCTACAG GTGTGGTTGCAGAGTGCCAGCAGGAACGGTCCCAGCTGAAGAACAAGGAGAAAGCCATGAAGGCTCTGAGAGCAAAACTGTACAGCATGAAGCTAGAAGAGGAGACCAGCAAACGCTACAACCAGCGTAAAATACAG ATTGGAACCAAAGGCAGATCAGAGAAGATTCGAACCTACAATTTCGCCCAGGACCGTGTAACAGACCACCGGATCACCATGACGGTGCACGACATCAAGAGCTTCCTGCTGGGAGAGGATCTGCTGGACGAGATGAATTCCTCGCTACAGGAGTTCTCCAACCAGGAGACCCTCATGGAACTGCTCGGAGAAAACAGCCAGGAGGGCTCATGA
- the fbxo5 gene encoding F-box only protein 5 gives MFHCKEVNMKCPQYKATMANNIEKSSAAVAAAESKVLHLKASPVKEPTPIKPQFPPAGVTTALLSLNNNSRAVHNKENSTSTREHDMTLDEGFEDSGYLSLHNSQIDDQHGDDEDDLIQGKPTVTLRPPAAATHQERTISPKNSPSKSHGWTNSSYPVSLVAASTPGSHPRSKKVACSLSSTPCNHHNDANLPILKFQRAVCEELAKSYRKNKRYDWSIVTKVAEDHLLDRVIGGQMGLEYVDMFSSLLSRNMRTILTNILGLLGDMDLISCKKVSRTWRKIICEDTAALTRCRRAEQALRESSSSLRQRGCGLTRDVAVSRVVLSCMQTLASSSTPSSSSSPSCRVNRRTVPSQKSGTLNSQCKRFNEYMQAASSLKQHESLRPCRRCGSPATHLASVQRATCTRPSCLFDFCTNCQEAFHGSTPCRVVQPRAHFPSSESNQIIPGSARSKRSIRRL, from the exons ATGTTTCACTGCAAGGAAGTCAACATGAAATGTCCTCAGTACAAGGCTACCATGGCCAACAACATAGAGAaaagctctgctgctgtggctgctgcagagtcCAAAGTGCTTCACCTCAAAGCTTCACCAGTGAAAGAGCCCACCCCCATCAAACCTCAGTTTCCACCTGCGGGGGTAACTACAGCACTGTTATctctcaacaacaacagcagagcagtcCACAACAAGGAaaacagcaccagcaccagGGAGCATGACATGACTCTGGACGAAGGATTTGAGGACAGCGGCTATCTGTCTCTGCATAACAGTCAGATTGACGATCAGCATGGGGATGACGAAGATGATCTCATCCAGGGAAAACCCACAGTGACCCTGCGGCCGCCTGCCGCTGCTACACATCAAGAAAGGACAATTTCACCGAAGAACTCTCCCTCTAAAAGTCATGGGTGGACAAACTCCAGCTATCCAGTGTCTCTGGTGGCAGCTTCCACTCCTGGGAGCCATCCTAGGAGTAAAAAAGTGGCATGCTCACTGTCATCCACCCCATGCAACCATCACAATGACGCCAATTTGCCTATACTGAAGTTCCAGCGTGCTGTATGTGAAGAGCTTGCCAAGAGCTATCGGAAGAATAAGAG GTATGACTGGAGCATCGTCACAAAGGTAGCAGAGGATCATCTGTTGGATCGGGTGATCGGAGGCCAGATGGGCCTGGAGTACGTCGAcatgttttcatctctgctcTCCAGGAACATGAGAACTATCCTGACCAACATCCTGGGCCTACTGGGAGACATGGACCTCATTAG CTGTAAGAAAGTGAGCAGGACATGGAGGAAGATCATCTGTGAGgatacagcagctctgaccagATGTCGAAGGGCCGAGCAGGCACTCAGg GAGTCAAGTAGCTCcctgagacagagaggctgcgGTCTGACAAGAGATGTAGCTGTGTCCAGGGTGGTGCTGTCCTGCATGCAGACCCTGGCCTCTTCAAGCACCCCATCATCTTCATCCAGCCCAAGCTGCAGGGTCAATAGACGGACAGTCCCCTCCCAGAAGAGCGGCACACTCAACTCCCAGTGTAAACGCTTCAACGAATACATGCAG GCCGCCAGCAGTCTGAAGCAACACGAGTCTCTGCGCCCCTGCAGACGTTGCGGCTCACCGGCGACACATTTGGCCTCGGTTCAGAGGGCCACGTGCACGCGTCCCAGCTGTCTCTTTGACTTCTGCACCAACTGCCAGGAGGCATTCCACGGCTCGACCCCTTGCAGGGTTGTGCAACCCCGGGCCCACTTCCCCTCCTCCGAGTCGAACCAGATCATACCGGGCAGCGCTCGCAGCAAGAGGAGCATCAGGCGCCTGTGA
- the LOC121614067 gene encoding VIP peptides, whose translation MCKAMLQRTGPQLLFLIALCSVLYSRTLSLPYTSMRPTRHADGLFTSGYSKLLGQLSARRYLESLIGKRVSDELMEEPVKRHSDAIFTDNYSRFRKQMAVKKYLNSVLTGKRSLEDPGTSDPEESMDEPGTFQESYNDINVDHLLNNFQLPL comes from the exons GTGTAAAGCGATGTTACAACGGACCGGCCCCCAGCTGCTTTTCCTAATAGCCCTGTGCAGTGTGTTGTACTCACGGACTCTGAGTCTGCCATACACATCCATGAG ACCGACGAGACACGCGGACGGTCTGTTCACCAGCGGATACAGCAAACTCCTCGGACAGCTATCAGCGCGGAGGTACCTGGAGTCTCTGATCGGGAAGCGGGTCAG TGATGAGCTGATGGAGGAGCCAGTGAAGCGCCACTCAGACGCCATCTTCACAGACAACTACAGCCGCTTCCGCAAACAGATGGCCGTCAAGAAGTATCTGAACTCAGTCTTGACAGGAAAGAGAAG cctagAAGATCCTGGAACCAGCGACCCGGAGGAGTCCATGGACGAACCCGGCACCTTCCAGGAGAGCTACAATGACATCAATGTAGATCACCTCCTGAACAACTTTCAACTg CCACTTTGA